In Gemmatimonadaceae bacterium, the sequence CGAGAACGTCCGGCGTCGCATCGAACTCCTGCCCGCGGACCTGCTCGACCAGGCTTCCCTCGTGACGGTGCTGGAGGCCTGCGAGCCGCACGAGGTCTACAACCTCGCATCGCCCTCGTTCGTCCCGCTTTCCTGGAAGCAACCGGTACTGACGGCGGAGTTCGCCGCCGTAGGAGTCACCGCCATGCTCGAGGCGATTCGTCAGGTCGACGAGACGATCCGCTTTTACCAGGCCTCGTCGAGCGAGATATTCGGCGACCCGTCCGAGGCGCCGCAGATCGAGGAGACGCCGATCGTCCCGGCGACGCCGTACGGCATCGCGAAGGCGTACGGGCACTTCATCACGCAGGCGTACCGTCGCCAATATGGGATCTACGCATGCTCGGGCATCCTCTACAACCACGAGTCACCGCGGCGGCCACTGGACTTCCTGCCGCGGAAGGTGGCCAACGGCGTCGCACGGATTGCGATGGGGCTC encodes:
- a CDS encoding GDP-mannose 4,6-dehydratase, with amino-acid sequence ENVRRRIELLPADLLDQASLVTVLEACEPHEVYNLASPSFVPLSWKQPVLTAEFAAVGVTAMLEAIRQVDETIRFYQASSSEIFGDPSEAPQIEETPIVPATPYGIAKAYGHFITQAYRRQYGIYACSGILYNHESPRRPLDFLPRKVANGVARIAMGLDNELMLGNLDARRDWGYAGDYVNAMRLMLRQASPADFVIASGQTHSVRELVEVAFAHVGLDWRDHVRTDPTLVRGRAELHNLVGAPTKARAQLGWRPTLSFEELVHLLVDADLERLGRAVDGAPTQPGVTGLDKS